A region of Thermorudis peleae DNA encodes the following proteins:
- a CDS encoding PrsW family intramembrane metalloprotease codes for MGILRLPFRGWFQVLVGGLILFVLLQRAIQQTHNPNYAPALLLIGAFLVPVTFVLWLYEHALPEQLAPHVVIWNFVWGGVLGATVAGTLEYDTYRSLGFLPLIAVGVIEELSKLIVPLVVYLFGRSRSEATGLVLGVASGMGFAALETMGYGFVALLASRGNVGLVETVLLIRGLLSPAGHAAWTGLVTATLWRERAQTGHGLIRGATWRALLLAIILHTLWDTFQTLPVSSPMGWLLAETLSGLVAIVSITLLVRRIRESFARSIDTVTAPHA; via the coding sequence ATGGGGATTCTCCGTCTTCCATTCCGCGGATGGTTCCAGGTCCTTGTTGGTGGCCTCATCCTCTTTGTTTTGCTGCAGCGTGCGATTCAGCAAACGCATAACCCGAACTACGCGCCAGCCCTGCTCCTCATCGGTGCCTTCCTGGTGCCTGTCACCTTTGTCCTCTGGCTCTATGAGCACGCGCTGCCGGAACAGCTGGCACCACATGTCGTTATCTGGAATTTTGTTTGGGGCGGCGTCCTTGGTGCGACGGTCGCTGGCACGCTGGAGTACGATACCTACCGTAGCCTCGGCTTCCTGCCGCTCATTGCTGTTGGGGTGATCGAGGAGCTGAGCAAGCTCATTGTGCCATTGGTCGTCTATCTTTTCGGCCGCTCTCGCAGTGAAGCAACCGGCTTGGTACTTGGTGTTGCTTCTGGGATGGGTTTTGCGGCGCTTGAGACGATGGGCTACGGCTTCGTCGCACTCCTTGCTTCACGAGGTAATGTTGGCTTAGTTGAGACTGTGTTGCTTATCCGGGGCTTGCTCTCGCCCGCCGGACACGCTGCGTGGACCGGCCTCGTTACCGCAACGCTCTGGCGCGAGCGTGCCCAAACAGGCCATGGGCTCATCCGGGGAGCGACCTGGCGCGCACTGCTGCTCGCGATCATTCTCCATACCCTATGGGATACATTTCAAACGCTGCCAGTTAGCTCACCAATGGGCTGGCTGCTTGCCGAGACATTGAGCGGGCTCGTGGCCATCGTGAGCATCACGCTGCTTGTCCGGCGCATTCGCGAATCCTTTGCCCGTTCCATCGACACTGTGACAGCACCCCATGCCTAG
- a CDS encoding phosphatidylglycerol lysyltransferase domain-containing protein translates to MRLVRRIIQQLQRLPSGAWLVVLLGLVTIFFVNQRRELVRLTLVWRHADPRWLFVTLLLQLGILLVIAANLRTILARLGYPLPIRTLFRADLHRLLVSTVTPFGVAPGTYVFTQDLAQFGVPTEASLLSLGLYAALGYTSFVLLLIPALILLILDHALTPLMLSGVAALSLVAGTFIGGAALVLSGLPLPDRLVSMLPEEVRQLIDGLRSRRIRVRDLGLPFLFALTVDLANVALLAACLRATGVHPPLLVALIGYQVGLLFAFVIPLFQGTGAVELSMTLALEQLGVPGAAALAASLLYRLHELWLPFALGLALRLGQDREVRRFVRHLPALVLFLTGLLSILVATTPHMIPPRLNRLSEYSLFEPQEFSRTFAVVLGFLLMYLAYQLWRRKRTAWLASLALLAGLIPIHGLRGGDPWISVLAGINIAILLWRHNDYHVRSDLPTLQRGLAFTVFSFAFALVYGALGFQLLGPRAFGEHFRFHEAIEQTLATYFGIGGRTIHPHTRYGAWFLDSLTVIGITTLAVAAFSLTRPVVWRYRTHPQERQRARQLIERYGNSSLDFFKWWPDKLFFFPSHGEAVIAYGVSLNTAVVLGDPVAATPADFDRVLDEFLDFCDANDWRVAFHQVPETHLAAYRARGLEAIKIGEEAVLDLRSFSLRGARRKPLRWIVHRLEREGYHVVYYTPPHNDTLLAHLRAVSDTWLTGLNRRERSFTQGQFRDDYVRWTPIVAVESATGQIVAFVNLIPSGVPGQLTFDLMRRLPEPNGAMDFLLVKLIERAQAHGYTSLSLGLAPLAGVTPETGVDLTARAIQLFYTRLNRLFSFTGLREYKDKFDPVWEPRYLVYETELALPLIALAVVRLTESYDPRRAARFLPGEPLWDPFSLSVSSTAVSAQAPASSLS, encoded by the coding sequence ATGCGACTCGTGCGACGAATCATCCAGCAACTCCAGCGCCTTCCCAGCGGCGCGTGGCTAGTCGTCTTACTGGGGCTGGTAACCATCTTTTTCGTGAATCAGCGGCGCGAGCTGGTGCGGCTGACCCTGGTCTGGCGTCATGCCGACCCGCGTTGGTTGTTCGTGACGCTCCTGCTTCAGCTGGGCATCCTCCTGGTCATTGCGGCGAACCTTCGGACAATCCTGGCGCGGCTTGGCTACCCCTTGCCCATTCGCACACTATTCCGCGCTGACCTTCACCGCTTGCTCGTGAGCACCGTCACGCCGTTTGGCGTCGCTCCTGGCACCTACGTCTTCACGCAGGATCTGGCCCAGTTCGGGGTGCCCACCGAAGCATCCCTCCTCTCGCTCGGGCTCTACGCCGCGCTCGGCTATACGTCGTTTGTGCTTTTGCTGATCCCTGCGCTCATCTTGCTCATCCTCGACCACGCCCTAACCCCCCTCATGTTGAGCGGTGTTGCTGCGCTGAGTCTGGTTGCTGGCACATTCATCGGCGGCGCGGCGCTCGTGCTCAGCGGCCTACCTTTGCCCGATCGCCTTGTCAGTATGTTGCCGGAGGAAGTCCGCCAGCTCATCGACGGCCTGCGCAGCCGGCGCATTCGCGTGCGCGACCTCGGCCTCCCCTTCCTGTTTGCGCTGACAGTCGACCTGGCCAACGTCGCGCTGTTAGCTGCCTGCCTCCGCGCGACGGGCGTCCATCCTCCGCTGCTCGTGGCGCTGATTGGCTATCAGGTCGGCTTGCTCTTTGCCTTCGTCATCCCGCTCTTTCAAGGCACCGGCGCGGTCGAACTGTCGATGACGCTCGCGCTCGAGCAACTCGGTGTGCCCGGGGCTGCCGCCCTCGCGGCCTCGTTGCTCTACCGCCTGCATGAACTCTGGTTGCCGTTCGCGCTTGGGCTCGCACTCCGCCTTGGGCAAGACCGCGAGGTACGTCGTTTCGTTCGGCATTTGCCAGCTCTGGTGCTCTTCCTCACAGGACTGCTCTCAATTTTGGTTGCGACGACGCCACACATGATCCCTCCACGGCTGAACCGGCTGAGTGAGTACTCGCTCTTTGAGCCGCAGGAGTTCTCGCGTACCTTCGCCGTCGTCCTCGGCTTCTTGCTCATGTACCTGGCCTATCAACTCTGGCGTCGCAAGCGCACAGCCTGGCTTGCCTCGCTTGCTCTGTTGGCTGGCCTGATTCCGATCCACGGTCTACGCGGGGGCGACCCATGGATTTCAGTACTGGCTGGCATCAACATTGCGATTCTGCTCTGGCGCCACAACGACTACCATGTCCGCTCTGACCTGCCAACGTTGCAACGTGGTCTCGCGTTTACTGTGTTTAGCTTTGCCTTTGCCCTCGTGTACGGCGCACTCGGATTCCAACTGCTCGGCCCACGCGCGTTTGGCGAGCACTTTCGCTTCCACGAGGCAATTGAGCAGACACTTGCCACCTACTTTGGCATCGGCGGACGAACCATTCACCCCCACACCCGCTACGGCGCGTGGTTCCTTGACTCGCTGACCGTGATTGGCATTACCACGCTCGCAGTCGCGGCTTTCTCCCTCACCCGCCCCGTCGTTTGGCGCTATCGCACGCACCCACAGGAGCGTCAGCGTGCTCGGCAGCTGATTGAGCGGTATGGCAACTCCTCGCTTGATTTCTTTAAGTGGTGGCCGGATAAGCTCTTCTTCTTTCCCTCACACGGCGAGGCCGTGATCGCCTATGGCGTCAGTCTCAACACGGCCGTTGTCCTCGGCGACCCCGTTGCCGCGACACCAGCAGACTTCGACCGCGTACTCGACGAGTTCCTCGACTTCTGCGACGCGAACGACTGGCGGGTCGCTTTCCATCAAGTGCCTGAGACACATCTTGCGGCATACCGCGCGCGTGGACTCGAGGCAATCAAGATCGGCGAAGAAGCCGTGCTCGACCTGCGCTCGTTCTCGCTCCGGGGCGCGCGCCGTAAGCCGCTCCGATGGATTGTGCATCGCCTTGAGCGCGAGGGATATCACGTTGTCTACTACACCCCACCCCACAACGACACGCTGCTTGCTCATCTTCGTGCCGTTTCCGACACATGGCTCACTGGACTAAACCGGCGTGAACGTAGCTTCACCCAAGGGCAGTTTCGCGATGATTATGTCAGGTGGACGCCGATCGTTGCGGTCGAGAGCGCAACCGGGCAGATTGTCGCCTTCGTGAACCTGATCCCGAGCGGGGTGCCGGGCCAACTCACCTTCGACCTCATGCGTCGGCTGCCAGAACCCAATGGTGCAATGGACTTTCTGCTCGTCAAGCTCATTGAACGAGCCCAGGCGCACGGCTACACTAGCCTGTCGCTTGGGCTGGCTCCACTGGCTGGTGTGACGCCTGAAACCGGGGTGGACTTGACAGCTCGCGCCATTCAGCTCTTCTACACACGGTTGAACCGGCTCTTCTCGTTCACTGGTTTACGGGAGTACAAGGACAAATTTGATCCAGTCTGGGAGCCACGGTACCTCGTCTACGAGACTGAACTAGCGCTACCACTGATTGCGCTGGCAGTCGTACGGCTCACTGAGTCCTACGATCCACGCCGGGCTGCACGCTTCCTGCCTGGCGAGCCACTCTGGGATCCTTTCAGCCTCAGCGTGTCTTCTACTGCTGTATCGGCACAAGCCCCTGCATCATCGCTATCATAG